A window of the Lactuca sativa cultivar Salinas chromosome 5, Lsat_Salinas_v11, whole genome shotgun sequence genome harbors these coding sequences:
- the LOC111908657 gene encoding receptor-like protein 4: MFQEIDIVKMSGNINSALVLTVHVSRRSLTIILQIVKDSHTIISAIETIEIFKIVRAEANTSIDEVKALQKLKSSFQLEWRSMCSTTTSMEWNWVMNKAGMYNWNGLQSGIGDVTSSTVVYGVLDANIWCIRFFYAMVVKSRMDTYRVRLNSCILLGM, encoded by the exons ATGTTTCAAGAGATTGATATTGTCAAAATGAGTGGAAATATTAATAGTGCTCTTGTGCTAACAGTCCATGTTAGCAGGAGGAGTTTGACAATAATTTTGCAGATTGTAAAAGATAGTCATACTATAATCAGTGCCATAGAGACCATAGAGATCTTTAAAATTGTTAGAGCTGAGGCTAATACTTCAATTGATGAAG TAAAAGCTTTGCAGAAATTGAAGAGTTCTTTTCAGTTGGAATGGCGATCCATGTGTTCCACAACAACATCCATGGAGTGGAATTGGGTGATGAATAAGGCTGGAATGTACAACTGGAATGGGTTGCAATCAggaattggggatgtcacatcaagcACGGTTGTTTATGGTGTATTAGATGCTAATATCTGGTGTATTAGATTCTTTTATGCGATGGTTGTAAAAAGTAGAATGGATACATATAGAGTACGGTTAAATAGCTGTATTTTATTAGGCATGTAA